The following are encoded together in the Oncorhynchus nerka isolate Pitt River linkage group LG23, Oner_Uvic_2.0, whole genome shotgun sequence genome:
- the LOC115106911 gene encoding peroxisomal succinyl-coenzyme A thioesterase-like isoform X2, which yields MVGTFPLLSVQPMRGLVDEKIQVVVRNLPPALSVTLHSLHHSEDKDFWEAFGHYTSNDQGMVTVDKDASLGGTYEGAEPMGLLWSMQPVPGSRTGLRLRKMDVLTPMVVHISVYSGHMTEGFSKQSPLATVVTERWYVAPGVCRIDIREHGVRGTLFLPPGPGPFPGVLDMWGVGGGLVEYRSGLLASHGFVSMALEYLPHDKNRTSDIESKTYFEKAFRVVQEHPLVMKDRVALFGLSLGASVALNLAAYSKDISPRCCVCISGSHVHRVNQAFSKVFRKMNKDRHKTRFDEEGRVVWRDIILPIPTNLGEKVDMGRIKCPLMLVVGEDDQNLATVESAKDMTQMMRAAGNEHLLTILQYPDAGHLIEPPYIPHFRACNFMVQQTRQKVMVLWGGYTKPHADAQEDFWEKSLSFLRQHLYLSPDSVPKAKL from the exons ATGGTTGGGACTTTCCCGCTTCTATCAGTGCAGCCAATGCGGGGGCTCGTGGATGAGAAGATCCAGGTAGTTGTGAGGAATTTACCTCCAGCGCTCTCAGTGACACTACATTCCCTTCATCACTCTGAGGATAAGGACTTTTGGGAGGCATTCGGCCATTACACCAGCAACGACCAAGGCATGGTGACAG TTGATAAGGATGCCAGTCTTGGAGGAACATATGAAGGAGCAGAGCCCATGGGTCTACTGTGGAGCATGCAGCCTGTTCCAGGCAGTCGGACAGGCCTCAG gttgAGAAAGATGGATGTCCTCACTCCTATGGTGGTACACATCTCTGTGTACAGTGGGCACATGACTGAGGGCTTCAGCAAGCAGTCTCCTCTAGCGACCGTTGTCACAGAACGATGGTACGTGGCACCGGGTGTGTGCAGAATTGACATCAGGGAACATGGAGTCCGAGGGACCCTCTTTTTACCCCCAGGTCCTGGACCCTTCCCTGGGGTGTTGGATATGTGGGGAGTGGGTGGGGGGCTGGTGGAGTACCGCTCTGGCCTCCTGGCGTCACACGGTTTTGTTTCCATGGCGCTAGAGTACCTTCCCCATGACAAGAACAGAACCTCAGACATCGAATCAAAAACCTACTTTGAG AAAGCGTTCAGGGTTGTGCAGGAGCACCCCCTGGTGATGAAGGACAGAGTTGCTCTGTTTGGTCTCTCCTTAGGCGCGTCAGTCGCCCTCAACTTGGCAGCCTACTCCAAAGACATCAGC CCCAGAtgctgtgtgtgtatcagtgggaGTCACGTCCACCGGGTCAACCAGGCTTTCAGCAAAGTGTTTAGAAAGATGAACAA GGATAGGCATAAGACCCGATTTGATGAAGAGGGCCGTGTGGTCTGGAGAGACATCATTCTGCCCATCCCAACCAACCTTGGAGAGAAAGTGGAT ATGGGGAGGATAAAGTGTCCATTGATGTTGGTCGTCGGGGAGGATGATCAGAACTTGGCGACAGTGGAGTCTGCCAAGGAC ATGACCCAGATGATGCGTGCAGCGGGTAACGAGCACCTGCTGACCATTCTACAATACCCTGATGCTGGACACCTCATTGAGCCGCCCTACATACCCCACTTCAGAGCCTGCAACTTCATGGTGCAGCAAACACGACAGAAAG TGATGGTGTTGTGGGGAGGGTACACCAAGCCGCATGCCGATGCTCAGGAAGACTTTTGGGAAAAGAGCCTTAGCTTCCTACGGCAACACCTCTACCTCAGCCCCGACTCTGTCCCTAAGGCCAAGCTGTGA
- the LOC115106911 gene encoding peroxisomal succinyl-coenzyme A thioesterase-like isoform X1 codes for MSIPPSLPICSCFCLVFFYRCLSTMVGTFPLLSVQPMRGLVDEKIQVVVRNLPPALSVTLHSLHHSEDKDFWEAFGHYTSNDQGMVTVDKDASLGGTYEGAEPMGLLWSMQPVPGSRTGLRLRKMDVLTPMVVHISVYSGHMTEGFSKQSPLATVVTERWYVAPGVCRIDIREHGVRGTLFLPPGPGPFPGVLDMWGVGGGLVEYRSGLLASHGFVSMALEYLPHDKNRTSDIESKTYFEKAFRVVQEHPLVMKDRVALFGLSLGASVALNLAAYSKDISPRCCVCISGSHVHRVNQAFSKVFRKMNKDRHKTRFDEEGRVVWRDIILPIPTNLGEKVDMGRIKCPLMLVVGEDDQNLATVESAKDMTQMMRAAGNEHLLTILQYPDAGHLIEPPYIPHFRACNFMVQQTRQKVMVLWGGYTKPHADAQEDFWEKSLSFLRQHLYLSPDSVPKAKL; via the exons ATGTCAATCCCACCATCTTTACCAATATGCAGTTGTTTCTGTCTTGTGTTTTTCTACAGGTGTTTGTCCACCATGGTTGGGACTTTCCCGCTTCTATCAGTGCAGCCAATGCGGGGGCTCGTGGATGAGAAGATCCAGGTAGTTGTGAGGAATTTACCTCCAGCGCTCTCAGTGACACTACATTCCCTTCATCACTCTGAGGATAAGGACTTTTGGGAGGCATTCGGCCATTACACCAGCAACGACCAAGGCATGGTGACAG TTGATAAGGATGCCAGTCTTGGAGGAACATATGAAGGAGCAGAGCCCATGGGTCTACTGTGGAGCATGCAGCCTGTTCCAGGCAGTCGGACAGGCCTCAG gttgAGAAAGATGGATGTCCTCACTCCTATGGTGGTACACATCTCTGTGTACAGTGGGCACATGACTGAGGGCTTCAGCAAGCAGTCTCCTCTAGCGACCGTTGTCACAGAACGATGGTACGTGGCACCGGGTGTGTGCAGAATTGACATCAGGGAACATGGAGTCCGAGGGACCCTCTTTTTACCCCCAGGTCCTGGACCCTTCCCTGGGGTGTTGGATATGTGGGGAGTGGGTGGGGGGCTGGTGGAGTACCGCTCTGGCCTCCTGGCGTCACACGGTTTTGTTTCCATGGCGCTAGAGTACCTTCCCCATGACAAGAACAGAACCTCAGACATCGAATCAAAAACCTACTTTGAG AAAGCGTTCAGGGTTGTGCAGGAGCACCCCCTGGTGATGAAGGACAGAGTTGCTCTGTTTGGTCTCTCCTTAGGCGCGTCAGTCGCCCTCAACTTGGCAGCCTACTCCAAAGACATCAGC CCCAGAtgctgtgtgtgtatcagtgggaGTCACGTCCACCGGGTCAACCAGGCTTTCAGCAAAGTGTTTAGAAAGATGAACAA GGATAGGCATAAGACCCGATTTGATGAAGAGGGCCGTGTGGTCTGGAGAGACATCATTCTGCCCATCCCAACCAACCTTGGAGAGAAAGTGGAT ATGGGGAGGATAAAGTGTCCATTGATGTTGGTCGTCGGGGAGGATGATCAGAACTTGGCGACAGTGGAGTCTGCCAAGGAC ATGACCCAGATGATGCGTGCAGCGGGTAACGAGCACCTGCTGACCATTCTACAATACCCTGATGCTGGACACCTCATTGAGCCGCCCTACATACCCCACTTCAGAGCCTGCAACTTCATGGTGCAGCAAACACGACAGAAAG TGATGGTGTTGTGGGGAGGGTACACCAAGCCGCATGCCGATGCTCAGGAAGACTTTTGGGAAAAGAGCCTTAGCTTCCTACGGCAACACCTCTACCTCAGCCCCGACTCTGTCCCTAAGGCCAAGCTGTGA
- the LOC135563966 gene encoding proline-rich proteoglycan 2-like yields the protein MVPSPGSPAMVPSQGSPAMIPSPGPPAMIHAVMVPSPESPETVPSPESPATIPSPGPPAMIHAVMVLSPGFPAMVPSPGSPAMIRSPEPPAMIHGPFLLRRRDQCIEGGRRPHPEPPPRDLSPRTMPQDYLT from the exons ATGGTCCCCAGCCCAGGGTCTCCAGCGATGGTCCCCAGCCAGGGGTCTCCAGCGAtgatccccagtccggggcctccggcgatgatccacgcaGTGATGGTCCCCAGCCCAGAGTCTCCAGAGACGGTCCCCAGCCCGGAGTCTCCAGCGAcgatccccagtccggggcctccggcgatgatccacgcaGTGATGGTCCTCAGTCCTGGGTTTCCAGCGatggtccccagcccggggtctccagcgatgatccgcagtccagagcctccggcgatgatccacgggCCGTTTCTACTAAGGCGGAGGGATCAGTGTATAGAAGGGGGGCGGCGTCCACATCCAGAGCCACCACCAAGG gacctgagccctaggaccatgcctcaggactacctgacatga